The Candidatus Binatia bacterium nucleotide sequence CTTATCGAGCCACCGACGGCTTGAGGAAAATGGCCCTCCTCTTGCGACTCCCGAAGGCAGAAGAGGTCTCACCCCAAGAGGAGGACCGAGCCATGAGACACCTCATTCGAACGAACGGCCTCGCCGTGCTGGCCGCCGCCCTGCTGTTTGGGCTCGCGGGCCAGGCGCAGGCCCAAACCGGCTACGACCGCCGCATGACGCGGGACGTGCTGTCGAAGCTGCACCATGTGAACCAGATGGAAATCCGGCTGGGGACGCTCGCGATGGCCAAGGGGCAGTCCCCGGAGGTCAGGAGCTATGGGCGCCGCCTCCGGAACGACCACAGGCGGAACGACCGGCAAGTCATGAGACTCGCGGACCGCGAAGGCCTCGAGCTCCGCGTCATCGCGCCGGACGCGCATGAGCGCGCCCTGTCGCGGCGGCTGCGGAACTCCCACGGGTCCGCGTTCGACAACGAGTTCCTGAACGCGATGGCCCAGGGGCACGCCCAGGTGCTGCAGGAGATGCGCGAGGCGCACCGGAACCTGCGCGACCCCGAAGCCAGGAGACTGATCGGAGACACGCTCCCCGCGCTCCGGAGTCATCGCAACATGGCCCGCGAGTATCGCAGCCAGATCTGACGGGCTTAGGTTCCGACTGCTGTTCTAGCGTGCTTGGTGTACGGTTCTCCCGGATTCGGAGACCGTCGCCATGATCACCCGGTTCACAAGGCTCGTCGGCTGCGGCGTTCCGCTGCAGCAGGCGGCGATCGGAAGCCTGACCAACCCCGAGCTCGCGTCCGCCGTGTCCAACGCGGGCGCGCTCGGGATGGTCTGTGTCTACGGCATGTCTCCCGACGCGATCGCCGAGATCCTGGACGCGACCCGGGCCCGGACCACCGGTCCGTTCGGCGCCAACTTCATCCTCAATTTCATGGATCCGAAGTCCCTGCACGATTGCGTCGCCGCGGCCGCCCGGGGCGCCCGCGTCGTCGAGTTCTTCTATTCCGATCCCGATCCCCGGCTGGTGCAGATCGCGCACTCCGGCGGCGCGCTCGTGAGCTGGCAAGTCGGCTCTCCCGGCGAGGCGCGCGCCGCGGCCGGCGCGGGATGCGACCTGATCGTCGCGCAGGGGGTGGAGGCGGGCGGCCACGTGCGGGGACGGACGGGGCTGATTCCGCTGCTGGATGCCGTGCTCGAGGCGGTCCCGGACCTTCCGGTGCTGGCCGCGGGCGGGATCGGCTCGGGGCGCGCCATGGCCGCGGCGCTCGCCTGCGGCGCCGACGGGGTGCGGGTCGGAACGCGGTTCGTCGCGTCCACCGAAGCGGGCGCTCACCCGCACTACGTCGAGGCGCTCATCGCGGCCGGGCCCGAAGACACGCTCCTCTCCGACACCTTCAACGCCAACTGGAAGGACGCCCCGCACCGGTGCCTGCGCGCGAGCGTGGAAGCCGCCCTGGCCTGCACGGACGAGTTCGTGGCCGAAGTCGAGGACGAGGAGACGGGAGAAATCTTCCGGATCCGAAGGCTCGGCTCGTTCACCCCCCGGGCCCAAGTGCGCGGGAACATCGGGGCGCTGCCGCACTGGGCGGGCGAATCGGTCGGAAGCGTGCGCCGGGTGCAGGGCGCCGCGGAAATCGTCCGGGAGCTGGCGGACGATTGCGAACGAAGCTCACGCTACGCCCAGAGACCCCCTCTCGCCTAGTCTTATGCGATGGATTCGGGCGTGACCCCATGAACGAAGCGGCCCCGGAGACCCCGGGCGCGCTCCACCGGGCGATCGACACGAAGGCCTTCGAGCACCCGCCGATCCGAAAGTACCGGGCGGCGGCCTTCCAGGCCTACGTGCTCATCGCCACCGTCGTGTTCGTCGTGCTCGCGGTGGCCGCGCACTACGTGCCGTACTTCCGAATCGACCTCGTCATCACGCGGGCGTTCCAGAGCGACAAGGGAGCGCTTTTCGACGGCTTGATGCGCGGACTGTCCTGGGTGGGGTTCGTCCCCCAGGTGGATCTCCTGATCGTGCTGATGATCGCCGTCCTGTTCCTGCTGGGCCTTCGATGGGAGGCGGTCGCGGCGATGTTCGCCGCCCTGGGCCCGGTGGTCGGATCGCTGATCAAGCTGATCGTCGCGCGACCCCGCCCGAGCGCCGACGTCGTCCACGTGCTGCGGCGACTCGACACGCTGAGCTTTCCCAGCGGACACGTGCTCCTGGCCACCGCGTTCTACGGATTCCTCGCGTTCCTCAGCTACGCGCTTCTCAAGCCGGGCTGGCTACGGACCATCCTTCTCGTGATCTTCGGGGTGTTCATCGCCCTGATGGGCCCCTCGCGCATCTACCTCGGCCAGCATTGGTTCAGCGACGTGATGGGGGCGTACGTCCTGGGGAGCCTGTGGCTCGCCCTCTCGGTGCGGGTCTACCGGTGGGGGAAGCTGCGGTTCTTCCTGGATCAGCCGGTCGCGGCGGAGAAGCCGCCGCCATCAGCGGGCGGGCGCTAGCTCGGCCACGCGCTCCACCACGAGCAGGATCGTTCCCGCCTTCTCCTCGGGCTGCGCTTCCACCGTGGCCGGCGCGGAGATGACGTCGTAGCGTCCGGGCGTCAGGAACTCGTCCGTCGCGACCATGAGCGCATAGTCCCGGCGTTTCTTCACGCGCAGGAAGAACTCGCCTTTCGAGTCGGTGAACACCGTCTCCTTGTCGA carries:
- a CDS encoding DUF4142 domain-containing protein, with translation MRHLIRTNGLAVLAAALLFGLAGQAQAQTGYDRRMTRDVLSKLHHVNQMEIRLGTLAMAKGQSPEVRSYGRRLRNDHRRNDRQVMRLADREGLELRVIAPDAHERALSRRLRNSHGSAFDNEFLNAMAQGHAQVLQEMREAHRNLRDPEARRLIGDTLPALRSHRNMAREYRSQI
- a CDS encoding phosphatase PAP2 family protein — encoded protein: MNEAAPETPGALHRAIDTKAFEHPPIRKYRAAAFQAYVLIATVVFVVLAVAAHYVPYFRIDLVITRAFQSDKGALFDGLMRGLSWVGFVPQVDLLIVLMIAVLFLLGLRWEAVAAMFAALGPVVGSLIKLIVARPRPSADVVHVLRRLDTLSFPSGHVLLATAFYGFLAFLSYALLKPGWLRTILLVIFGVFIALMGPSRIYLGQHWFSDVMGAYVLGSLWLALSVRVYRWGKLRFFLDQPVAAEKPPPSAGGR